One genomic segment of Sminthopsis crassicaudata isolate SCR6 chromosome 2, ASM4859323v1, whole genome shotgun sequence includes these proteins:
- the PARD6B gene encoding partitioning defective 6 homolog beta, giving the protein MNRAHRHGAGSGCLGTMEVKSKFGAEFRRFSLERSKPGKFEEFYGLLQHVHKIPNVEVLVGYADIHGDLLPINNDDNYHKAVSTANPLLRIFIQKKEEADYSAFGTDTLIKKKNVLTNVLRPDYHKKKPNIVISMPQDFRPVSSIIDVDILPETHRRVRLYKYGTEKPLGFYIRDGSSVRVTPHGLEKVPGIFISRLVPGGLAQSTGLLAVNDEVLEVNGIEVSGKSLDQVTDMMIANSRNLIITVRPANQRNNVVRNSRTSGSSGQSTDNSLVSYSPHIETNFDPKDEESDEEDIIIEDNGMPQQIPKAVPMAESLESLTQIELSFESAQNGFIPNDVRLQKTSGMGMDHEAHTSDQKPLEDGTIITL; this is encoded by the exons ATGAACCGGGCTCACCGGCACGGCGCGGGCAGCGGCTGCCTGGGCACCATGGAAGTGAAGAGCAAG tttGGAGCAGAATTTCGTCGATTTTCTCTGGAACGATCTAAACCTGGAAAATTTGAAGAGTTTTACGGATTGTTACAGCATGTTCATAAGATACCCAATGTTGAAGTTTTAGTAGGCTATGCGGACATTCATGGAGACTTATTGCCTATAAATAATGATGACAACTATCATAAAGCTGTTTCAACAGCCAATCCGCTACTTAGgatttttatacaaaaaaaag aagAAGCAGATTACAGTGCCTTTGGTACAGATACGCTGATAAAGAAGAAGAATGTCTTGACAAATGTATTACGTCCCGATTACCATAAAAAGAAACCAAACATAGTTATTAGTATGCCTCAAGACTTTAGACCAGTATCTTCTATTATTGATGTGGATATTCTCCCAGAAACCCATCGAAGAGTTCGTCTTTATAAATATGGAACAGAAAAACCACTAGGATTCTATATAAGAGATGGTTCTAGTGTAAGAGTCACACCACATGGCCTAGAAAAAGTTCCAGGGATTTTCATATCCAGGCTTGTTCCAGGTGGTCTGGCTCAAAGTACTGGCTTACTTGCAGTTAATGATGAGGTTTTAGAAGTTAATGGAATAGAAGTTTCAGGAAAAAGTCTTGATCAAGTTACAGACATGATGATTGCAAACAGCCGTAACCTGATTATAACTGTAAGACCTgcaaatcagagaaataatgtTGTCAGGAATAGTCGGACTTCTGGCAGCTCAGGTCAGTCTACCGATAACAGTCTTGTCAGCTACTCACCACATATTGAGACAAATTTTGATCCGAAAGATGAAGAGAGTGATGAAGAAGATATAATTATTGAAGATAATGGAATGCCTCAGCAAATACCTAAAGCAGTTCCTATGGCTGAGAGCTTAGAATCACTAACACAAATTGAACTGAGTTTTGAGTCAGCACAGAATGGTTTTATTCCTAATGATGTGCGTTTACAAAAAACTAGTGGCATGGGGATGGACCATGAAGCACATACTTCTGATCAAAAACCATTAGAAGATGGAACAATTATAACATTATGA